The region CGAGCGCGCGCCTCGCGCACGTCGGCATCGCCGTCCGGAACCTCGAGGAAGCGCTCGCCTTCTACCGCGACGTCCTCGGCCTCGAGCCGCGGCCCGCGGAAACAGCGGACGGCGCCACCGTCGTATCGCTCGCGCTCGGCGACTCGGAGATCGAGCTACTCGCCTCCGACGACCCCGACACCCCGATCGGCAAGTTCCTGGCCAGGCGCGGCGCCGGCATCCATCATGTCTGCTACCGCGTCCCAGACCTCGACGCGGCCCTCGCTCGCTGCCGCGAGCACGGCTACCAGCTCATCGACTCATCGCCCCGGCCCGGCGCGCACGGGCGGCGCGTGGCCTTCCTTCACCCCAAGGCGACGGCCGGCATCCTGCTCGAGCTGAGCGACTAGGGCTGGTTGCGGCCGGTCGCCGGCGGGATCGCGGCGTCGAGCCCGATCCCGGTGATGAGCCAGCCGCCGGTCCGCGCGATCACGAGGGTGAACGGCACCACGAACCGCCGGCCATCGCGCTCCAACTCGACATGGAGGATGCGGCCGTTGGGTTGCGACTGCGGCGCTTCCGTTCTCACGACCCGGTGCTCGTCGTTTTGAAGCAGCCGCTGCATTATGGTAAGCTGCTGCTGCCGCGCCCGAGGCCCGCTCCGGTTCGTCACCGTGCTCGGCCCGCGCTCGGTGCCCCAAAGCTCCGCCATGCGGCCGAGGTCCGCGCCGCGAACGGCGGCGAGGAACTGCGCGACGGTCGCTTCGGGAGCGTCCGGCGCCGGCGAGACCGTCACGGAGGGTCGCCCCCCGCAGGCCGCGGCGGCTCCGAGCATCAGGATTACGAGGTTGCGAGACGAGAAGTTCACGACGGTCAATAGCTTAACCACGGTCCGGAGGGCGAGCAAGCGTGCGGTTCTACGTCAACATCGATCACGTGGCCACCGTGAGGCAGGCGCGGCGCACCGACGAGCCGGACCCCGCCCGCGCGGCGTCGCTGGCGGAGCTGGCCGGCGCCGACGGTATCACGGTGCATCTGCGTGAGGACCGCCGGCACATCCAGGACCGAGACGTCGAGTTGCTACGGCAGACGGTGCGGACGGTGCTGAACCTGGAGCTCGCGGCCACCGACGAGATCGTCGGGATCGCGCTGCGCCTCAAGCCCCACCAGGCCACGCTGGTGCCGGAGCGCCGCGAGGAGATCACGACCGAGGGCGGCCTCGACTGCGGGCGCGGCGCCGAGCGACTCGCCGCGGTGCTGGCGCGGCTGCGCGAGGCCGGGATCCGCACCAGCCTGTTCATCGGCCCGGACCCGGCGTCCGTGAAGGCCGCGGCGGGCCTCGAGGCCGACGCCGTGGAGCTGCACACCGGCCGCTACTCCCGCGAGTGGCGGGCGCCCGAGGACGCGCTCGCCGAGCTGCGCTCGGCCGCCACGGCCGCGCGCGATGCCGGACTCGCGGTTCACGCGGGCCACGGGCTCACCTACGAGAACGTAGGGCCCGTCGCGCGGATCTCCGAGATCGAGGAGCTGAACATCGGCCACTCCGTGGTGAGCCGGGCGGTGCTGGTGGGCATGGAGCGGGCGGTGCGCGAGATGCGGGAACGAATTGACCGCGCGCGTGCGCAGGCCTAGCTTCGGGGCGGCGCGGACCACGGAGGCTCGATGAGTCAGAGCATGGGGACGCTCGATTTCTTTCTGCTCGAGGCAAGTGAATACCTCGAGCGGCTCGACGCGTTGGCCCAGACCCCGGCCGGCCCGTTCGCGGGCGGCGAGGAGTTCGTCCGGTTCGCGCGGGCCTTCCGCGGCAGCGCCCTGATGGCGACCCAGCACGGGATGGCGCGCGCGGCGCAGGGGCTCGAGTCCGTGGCGCGCGCGGTGCGCGAGTCCCGCCTGGAGTGGGACGAGAGGGTCCGCGCCGAAGTGACGCGCGCGGTGGACGACTGCAAGGTGCTGATGCGCCGGCTGCGCGAGCAGGACCCGGGCGACAAGGAGCGCGCCGAGGCGATCGGATCCGGCCTGGACCGCCTGTCGGGCCGCAGCTCCGCGGAGCGCCGCGTCGCTTCGACCGGCGCGCTCGATGCCGGCGGCCGCGCCTTCGTGGCGCGCGAGGCGGCTGCCATCGCCAGCGTGCTCCAGCGCACCGCCGTGGCGCTGGCGACCGACCCGTCCAGCCGCGACGTGCTGGCCCGCGTCAGCCCCGGCATGTCGGCGTTGCGCGGCGTCGCCGCCTTGGCCGACCTACCGCCGCTCGCGGACCTCCTGGCCGGCATCGACAGCGCCGTCAAGGAAGTGTCCGCCACGCCGGGCGCGGCCGGCGCCGGTGTCGCCGACGTGTTCGACGCGGCGGCGCGCGCCATGGCCCGCGCCGCGCGCGAGGTCGTGGACGCGGGGCGGCCCGCCGCCGAGAGCGAAGAGGCCGGCACGTTCGCCACCAGGCTCCTCGCGACGTTCACCGGGAATGTCGTGCCGATCGAGGCGCTCTTCTACGCCGATGCGGGGCCGCACGTCGTCAGCCGCGGTGTGGCGCCCGCGGCGCCCGCCGGCGCCGGACTCGGCCGCATGGAGATGGTGAGCCACGGGGAGTTCCTCCGCGCCGCCACCACGGAGCTCCAGCGCGCGACGTCGTGGGTCCAGCGCGACCTCCGCCTCTTCGCCATCGCGGCCAGCCTCCGGCCGATGGCGGGCTCGGTGGGCTCGCTCATATCCACGTCCCTGGGCCGGTTCGCGGACGCCACGCGCGACGCCATCGGCCGCGGCGCCGGTGCCGGTGCACTGCCCGGGTTCGTCGATCTGGTCGGGCGGGCGGCGGACACCCTGAGCGCCGCACAGATCAGCGACGAGAGCCAGCTCGCCGAGCAGCTCGACGACGTGACGCACGGTCTCGCGGCACTCCAGACCGCGCCCGCGGCAGCCGCGCCCCCCATGGAGCCGGTGGTCGCCGAGGCGCCCGCGCCGGTCGCCCCGGCCACGGTGGCAGCACCGCCGGTCGCGGCGGCCCCGGAACCCATCACCGCAGCGCCCGTGCCGGCCCCGGCCGCGCCGCCGGAAAAGGGCGCGGACCTCGCCACGGCGTACGCCACGTTCGACCGGCTCGTCGCTGAGCGTGGCCTGCGACCCGGTTCTCTCGACGAGTTCCTCTCCGGCGCCGCCACGGCGGCGCCGCCGGATGTCGCCGTCCCGGTTCGCCGGCCCGTGGCGCCGACGCGCGAGCTTCGGAGGGTCCCGGCCGAAGTCGCGCTGCGCGAGGACGCGGTCGTTCCGATCGAGGCGCTCGCCCCGGCCGAAGAGGCCGTCGCGCCGATCGAGTCGCTGCTCTACGGCGGCGACCGCGCACTGAAGCGCATCCTCGAGCTCAAACGGGACCTCGACGCCGCCTCCTCCGCCGGCGGCGACGGCGCCCGCCTCACGGCCCTGCTGAACGAGGTGTTCGATCTCGTCGAACTCGGACTCGGCGCTGGCCGCTAGCGCGCCGGCCGCCCCGACCGGTCGGGGACGGCAGGTCATGGTCGTCCTCGGTCTGGCGCTGTCGGTCTTCTTCCTCGCCTGGGCCTTCCGCGACGTGAAGCTCGCCGAGGTCGTGCACCATCTGCGGCGCGCCAACTACGCCTACTTCCTGCTCGCCGTCGCCCTGCTCACGCTGACCTTCCCGCTCCGCGCGTTCCGGTGGCGGATCCTGCTCGCGCCCGGCACCCGCGGCGCGCCGCTCGGGCCGGTGTGGCGCGCGACCGCGATCGGCTTCATGGCCAACA is a window of Gemmatimonadales bacterium DNA encoding:
- the mce gene encoding methylmalonyl-CoA epimerase; this encodes MLSPELAGAASARLAHVGIAVRNLEEALAFYRDVLGLEPRPAETADGATVVSLALGDSEIELLASDDPDTPIGKFLARRGAGIHHVCYRVPDLDAALARCREHGYQLIDSSPRPGAHGRRVAFLHPKATAGILLELSD
- a CDS encoding pyridoxine 5'-phosphate synthase, which codes for MRFYVNIDHVATVRQARRTDEPDPARAASLAELAGADGITVHLREDRRHIQDRDVELLRQTVRTVLNLELAATDEIVGIALRLKPHQATLVPERREEITTEGGLDCGRGAERLAAVLARLREAGIRTSLFIGPDPASVKAAAGLEADAVELHTGRYSREWRAPEDALAELRSAATAARDAGLAVHAGHGLTYENVGPVARISEIEELNIGHSVVSRAVLVGMERAVREMRERIDRARAQA